One segment of Thermosulfurimonas sp. F29 DNA contains the following:
- a CDS encoding flippase, with protein MNSLSVAAALSRLRAKLEADAHFRELVKGGATFFVLRILGMAVAYAFTLTVTRTLGASAWGIFALCLTVLQITSVIGRLGLDTALLRFIAQYNAQGKGATARSIYIKSVSLVIPFSLFLSVALYFLAPVLSAKVFGKEYLTPYMRLMAFAVLPFVLLYINSESLRAFKKIKEYTIFQNLLPFLIALFSLGIFFAYLHIKSTEAVIYAYVIGIGAAFLLSAASLREEFVKANGTKENVPLKHILSVSFPMLMSSSLFMVMSWTDTIMLGMWRTPEEVGIYNVAVRLSMITSFTLAAINSIAAPKFAEFWGKGDLESLKRVAQQSTKLIFWTSAPVLVLYLIFPGWFMGLFGEEFRMGALALVFLALGQCVNALCGSVGYILQMTGKEKIVYAVIFLACLINIGLNFLLIPMFGLYGAAISSFFSVCFWNIVMLFYIKSLYGFYTVSFGILSMRMGL; from the coding sequence ATGAATAGTCTCTCGGTTGCGGCGGCGCTAAGCAGACTCCGGGCGAAGCTTGAGGCGGATGCGCATTTCAGGGAGCTGGTTAAGGGCGGCGCCACCTTTTTCGTCCTCAGAATCCTCGGCATGGCCGTGGCCTACGCCTTTACGCTTACGGTCACCCGCACCCTTGGGGCTTCCGCCTGGGGAATCTTTGCGCTGTGCCTGACCGTGCTCCAGATAACCTCGGTAATTGGAAGACTCGGGCTGGATACGGCACTTTTAAGGTTTATAGCCCAATACAACGCCCAGGGTAAGGGAGCCACCGCGAGAAGCATATATATTAAATCGGTAAGTCTGGTAATTCCTTTTTCGCTATTCCTTTCCGTTGCTCTATATTTCCTGGCGCCCGTGCTTTCCGCAAAGGTTTTCGGGAAAGAATATTTAACCCCTTACATGAGGCTTATGGCTTTTGCCGTTCTTCCTTTTGTTTTGCTTTATATAAATTCGGAAAGCCTCCGGGCCTTTAAAAAGATAAAAGAATACACGATATTTCAAAATTTACTGCCGTTTTTAATCGCCTTATTTTCTCTTGGAATTTTCTTTGCCTATTTACATATCAAAAGTACGGAAGCGGTTATTTATGCTTATGTTATCGGAATAGGGGCAGCGTTTCTGTTGAGTGCCGCCTCTCTTCGAGAGGAATTCGTTAAAGCAAACGGAACCAAAGAAAATGTTCCCCTCAAACACATACTTTCGGTTTCTTTTCCCATGCTCATGTCAAGCTCGCTTTTTATGGTAATGTCCTGGACGGACACGATAATGCTGGGGATGTGGCGCACGCCGGAAGAGGTTGGTATATATAATGTGGCGGTAAGGCTATCCATGATCACGAGCTTTACTCTTGCGGCCATAAATTCCATTGCGGCCCCGAAGTTTGCCGAGTTTTGGGGAAAGGGAGATTTGGAGAGTTTAAAAAGAGTGGCTCAGCAATCTACGAAGTTAATCTTTTGGACTTCGGCTCCGGTTCTTGTTTTGTATTTAATTTTTCCCGGATGGTTCATGGGCTTGTTTGGAGAGGAGTTTAGAATGGGGGCCTTGGCTCTGGTGTTTCTTGCTCTGGGGCAGTGCGTGAACGCTCTATGTGGTAGTGTGGGATATATTCTTCAAATGACCGGTAAAGAAAAAATCGTTTACGCTGTTATTTTTTTGGCGTGTTTAATTAATATAGGCTTAAATTTCTTGTTGATTCCCATGTTTGGTTTGTATGGAGCTGCTATTTCCAGCTTTTTTAGTGTTTGCTTCTGGAATATAGTTATGTTGTTTTATATTAAGTCTTTGTATGGATTTTATACTGTTAGTTTTGGAATTTTGAGTATGAGGATGGGATTGTAG
- a CDS encoding UPF0175 family protein, with amino-acid sequence MPIVVSIPDEILEGMKLPKDIAAAKIKEELAFSLYERGIISMGLARKLSGLSKWKFIEALAERKVKRHYGERANGRYRVWK; translated from the coding sequence ATGCCTATTGTAGTAAGTATTCCTGATGAAATTTTAGAAGGTATGAAGTTGCCTAAAGATATTGCAGCAGCAAAAATAAAAGAAGAATTAGCTTTTTCACTTTATGAAAGAGGGATAATCTCTATGGGATTAGCAAGAAAATTATCCGGACTTAGTAAGTGGAAATTTATAGAAGCATTAGCAGAGAGAAAGGTGAAAAGGCATTATGGAGAGAGAGCTAATGGAAGATATAGAGTATGGAAGTAG
- a CDS encoding Gfo/Idh/MocA family oxidoreductase gives MENNRFVALVGAGYWGKNLLRVLYELKVLHTVCEIDERIVAERMRKFPDVYYTSSYEEVLNNREIKAVVIATPAATHYEKAKQALLANKDVFVEKPLVLNLEEGKELIEISKYKDLILMVGHIFHYHPAIIKLKQIIKDGGLGKIQYIYSNQLNIGKFRTEENVLWSFAPHDISIILMLLEEEPFRVGAFGLAALNKDIFDVTITTLEFKSGIKAHIFVSWLHPFKERKLVVVGSKAMAVFNDVSDEKLVIYPHRIEWKNGKIPVAHKAECYTVEVEPLEPLKEEMKHFIECVLERKRPRTDGEEGLRVLKILKSCEDALREGKVIEIKGQIFESGSFFVHPSSYIDENVKIGEGTKIWYFSHILQNTIIGRNCIIGQNVMIGPDVVIGDGCKIQNNVSVYKGVTLEDGVFCGPSCVFTNVITPRAFIERKHEFKPTRVKQGATIGANATIMCGVTIGRYSFIGAGAVVTSDVPDYALFLGVPARHSGWVCKCGVVLTRKTKSEKREELVCANCGSKYILDGEKFIVLEEKI, from the coding sequence ATGGAGAATAACAGATTCGTAGCATTGGTTGGAGCTGGATATTGGGGTAAAAATTTATTGAGAGTTCTATATGAATTGAAAGTTTTGCATACAGTGTGTGAAATTGATGAAAGAATTGTCGCTGAAAGAATGAGAAAATTTCCGGATGTATATTATACTTCTTCTTATGAAGAAGTCTTAAATAATAGAGAAATTAAGGCAGTAGTTATTGCTACTCCTGCAGCTACTCATTATGAAAAGGCAAAGCAGGCGCTTTTAGCTAATAAAGATGTTTTTGTGGAAAAGCCATTGGTATTAAATTTGGAAGAAGGAAAAGAGTTGATCGAGATTTCGAAATATAAAGATCTAATTTTAATGGTTGGCCATATTTTTCATTATCATCCAGCGATTATAAAGTTGAAACAAATCATAAAAGATGGTGGTTTGGGAAAAATTCAATATATTTACTCTAATCAATTAAACATAGGTAAATTTAGGACCGAAGAAAATGTGCTTTGGAGCTTTGCTCCTCATGATATTTCGATTATTTTGATGTTATTAGAAGAGGAACCCTTTAGAGTAGGTGCTTTTGGATTGGCAGCACTAAATAAAGATATATTTGATGTAACTATTACTACTCTCGAGTTTAAAAGTGGTATAAAAGCTCATATATTTGTAAGCTGGTTACATCCCTTTAAAGAGCGAAAATTGGTGGTAGTGGGCTCAAAAGCTATGGCTGTGTTTAATGATGTCAGTGATGAAAAACTTGTTATTTATCCCCATCGAATTGAATGGAAGAATGGAAAGATTCCAGTAGCTCATAAGGCGGAATGTTACACCGTGGAGGTAGAACCACTTGAGCCACTAAAAGAAGAGATGAAACACTTTATTGAATGTGTACTTGAGAGGAAGCGTCCGCGAACGGACGGTGAGGAAGGATTGAGGGTTCTAAAGATATTAAAATCTTGTGAAGATGCTCTTCGAGAGGGCAAAGTTATTGAAATAAAAGGTCAAATTTTTGAGAGTGGGTCGTTTTTTGTCCACCCCTCAAGTTACATAGACGAAAATGTGAAAATTGGTGAAGGTACTAAAATTTGGTATTTTTCTCATATTCTTCAAAATACAATAATAGGTAGAAATTGTATAATCGGGCAAAATGTAATGATTGGGCCGGATGTAGTGATAGGAGATGGCTGTAAAATTCAAAACAATGTTTCTGTTTATAAAGGAGTAACTCTGGAGGATGGAGTATTTTGTGGTCCGTCTTGCGTTTTTACCAATGTTATAACTCCACGAGCCTTTATTGAAAGAAAGCACGAATTTAAGCCAACACGGGTAAAACAGGGGGCTACTATAGGAGCTAATGCAACCATCATGTGTGGAGTAACAATCGGCAGATATTCGTTTATTGGAGCCGGGGCGGTGGTGACCTCTGATGTTCCCGATTATGCTCTTTTTCTGGGGGTTCCGGCCAGGCATTCCGGATGGGTCTGTAAGTGCGGTGTGGTGCTTACACGAAAGACAAAGAGTGAGAAAAGAGAGGAATTAGTTTGTGCAAATTGTGGAAGTAAATACATACTTGACGGAGAAAAATTTATAGTATTGGAGGAAAAGATATGA
- a CDS encoding type II toxin-antitoxin system VapC family toxin has product MNRVLDASALLAFLHKEPGAEFVELERSVISAVNWSEVLYKCLSWGVDIQGLREDLEALGLSIEPFTLQDAELAAGLWPQTRSLGLSLGDRACLALGLRLGLPVITADRSWKNLRLDIEVRVIR; this is encoded by the coding sequence ATGAATCGCGTTTTGGATGCTTCGGCACTTTTAGCCTTCCTACACAAAGAGCCCGGAGCAGAATTTGTAGAGCTGGAGCGTTCGGTAATCTCCGCCGTCAACTGGTCGGAGGTGCTTTATAAGTGCCTGAGTTGGGGAGTAGACATTCAGGGGTTGCGTGAGGACTTAGAAGCTTTGGGCCTTTCCATCGAACCCTTTACGCTGCAAGATGCTGAGCTTGCTGCCGGATTGTGGCCTCAGACCCGTTCTCTGGGCCTGTCCCTTGGGGATAGGGCCTGCCTCGCCCTCGGCCTGAGGCTTGGGCTTCCGGTGATTACGGCTGATCGCTCTTGGAAGAATCTTCGACTGGACATTGAGGTTCGAGTTATTCGCTAA
- a CDS encoding PIN domain-containing protein — protein sequence MENIYANAFMEIFDFAIITKRDIKKAMFVKEKYKYNYWDSLIIASALENDCSVLYTEDMQHGQIIEGRLKIVNPFVGIS from the coding sequence ATGGAAAATATTTATGCTAATGCTTTTATGGAAATTTTTGATTTTGCAATTATAACGAAGAGAGATATTAAAAAAGCAATGTTCGTTAAAGAAAAGTATAAATATAATTATTGGGATAGTTTAATAATAGCCTCAGCATTAGAGAATGATTGTTCAGTTTTATATACAGAGGACATGCAGCATGGTCAGATAATTGAGGGGAGATTAAAAATAGTAAATCCTTTTGTCGGGATATCTTAA
- a CDS encoding sulfotransferase, giving the protein MKNFKYIAGLVYKTSNIMLSHIENFLACNVSSNNFKNPPLFIIGAPRSGTTILYQILINNFEYGFLSNLHCFFYGFPSLVQFFLRILNISVSCIPYHSHYGYVSGFLSPSECGSFWYRWFPKSPDFVEYVPAGSLRKMRKVLIFLERLFDRPLLFKNVYNSLRLQHFLSVMPESKFIVVKRKIYYNALSILIARVRISGSLSNWFSVKPPDIKANSPYEEVLDQIAAIYKYIEHFINVYPDKFLVIKLEDLVDNPQEELIRISSFYPWVRTSRNYPRFEGILNSSEVNKDLSVPEINTEKLKALVIDRFGNLDSYP; this is encoded by the coding sequence ATGAAAAATTTTAAATATATTGCTGGTTTAGTTTATAAAACCTCAAACATAATGTTAAGCCATATAGAAAATTTTTTGGCTTGTAATGTTTCTTCTAATAACTTTAAAAATCCTCCATTGTTTATAATAGGTGCGCCAAGAAGTGGTACTACTATTTTATATCAAATTCTAATTAATAATTTCGAGTATGGATTCCTCTCGAATTTGCATTGTTTTTTTTACGGATTTCCCTCGTTAGTACAATTTTTTTTAAGGATTTTAAATATTAGTGTATCTTGTATTCCTTATCATTCTCATTACGGTTATGTGTCCGGTTTTCTATCACCAAGTGAGTGTGGCTCTTTTTGGTACAGATGGTTTCCGAAGTCTCCGGATTTTGTCGAATATGTACCTGCGGGAAGTCTTCGTAAAATGCGCAAAGTTCTAATTTTTTTAGAAAGATTATTTGATCGACCTTTATTGTTTAAAAATGTCTATAATTCTTTACGGCTCCAGCATTTTCTTTCCGTTATGCCAGAATCTAAATTTATTGTAGTTAAAAGGAAAATTTATTATAATGCTTTATCTATCTTAATTGCAAGAGTTAGAATTAGCGGATCTTTGAGTAACTGGTTTTCTGTGAAACCGCCAGACATTAAAGCCAATAGCCCATATGAAGAAGTGTTAGATCAAATTGCTGCTATATATAAATATATCGAGCATTTTATTAATGTCTATCCGGACAAATTTTTGGTTATTAAGCTTGAAGATTTAGTTGATAATCCGCAAGAGGAATTAATAAGGATATCATCTTTTTATCCATGGGTTAGGACTTCTCGTAATTATCCTCGCTTTGAAGGTATACTAAATTCTTCTGAAGTAAATAAAGATTTGTCTGTACCAGAAATTAATACGGAAAAATTGAAAGCTTTGGTGATTGATAGATTTGGTAATTTAGATAGTTATCCATAG
- a CDS encoding DegT/DnrJ/EryC1/StrS family aminotransferase, with product MDIAFRYGLRVVVRVLGGRRNALQDFLRKEGIDTAVYYPLSVHLQPALRRLGYRLGDFPVNETGCDEVTVFLLMFSG from the coding sequence ATGGATATCGCCTTTCGCTACGGCTTACGGGTGGTGGTACGGGTATTGGGCGGTCGCCGGAACGCTTTGCAGGATTTTTTACGAAAGGAGGGGATAGATACAGCGGTTTATTATCCTCTCTCCGTGCATCTGCAGCCTGCTCTGCGGCGTCTCGGCTATCGCTTGGGTGATTTTCCTGTGAACGAAACAGGCTGTGATGAGGTCACGGTGTTTTTGCTTATGTTTTCTGGATAG
- a CDS encoding DUF4258 domain-containing protein yields the protein MKIKLVNNFSKKIIFTNHALERAEERGATIEEIWEVLNTAESSLAKKGKYQKEKIFKFGKEWMGKIYEEKKIRVIYTEEEDNIVVITVYVFYGEWKMEVKK from the coding sequence ATGAAAATAAAGCTGGTTAACAATTTTTCTAAAAAGATAATTTTTACAAACCATGCACTTGAGAGAGCTGAAGAAAGAGGTGCTACAATAGAGGAAATTTGGGAGGTTTTGAATACAGCTGAAAGTTCTCTTGCTAAAAAAGGAAAATATCAAAAAGAAAAGATTTTTAAATTTGGGAAGGAATGGATGGGGAAGATTTATGAGGAAAAGAAAATAAGAGTTATTTATACTGAAGAGGAAGATAATATAGTGGTAATAACTGTTTATGTTTTCTATGGAGAATGGAAGATGGAGGTTAAGAAATGA
- a CDS encoding DUF3368 domain-containing protein — protein MEVVSNSSPIIHLAKIGKLDLLNLLFETIKIPKAVYQECVIEGGSRPEVKVIKNARWIKVLEVDDTNLIKLLKTQIDEGESEVIVLALEIGADLVLLDDYEVREKARLFGFKVTETIGVLLKAKKKGLIKSLKKEIENLQSSGFWIRKDLIKEILRVAGES, from the coding sequence ATGGAAGTAGTTAGTAATTCTTCTCCTATAATACATCTTGCCAAGATTGGAAAGCTTGATTTATTGAATCTTTTATTCGAGACAATAAAAATTCCAAAAGCTGTCTATCAGGAGTGTGTAATAGAAGGAGGTAGTAGGCCGGAAGTTAAGGTTATTAAAAATGCAAGATGGATTAAAGTACTTGAAGTTGACGATACAAATTTAATTAAGCTTTTAAAAACACAAATTGACGAAGGAGAATCAGAGGTAATTGTTTTAGCTTTAGAGATAGGTGCGGATTTAGTGTTGTTAGATGACTATGAAGTGAGAGAAAAAGCAAGATTGTTCGGATTTAAAGTGACAGAAACAATAGGTGTCTTGCTTAAAGCGAAGAAGAAAGGACTGATAAAAAGTTTAAAAAAAGAAATTGAGAATTTACAAAGTAGTGGATTCTGGATAAGAAAGGATCTTATAAAAGAAATACTAAGAGTGGCAGGTGAAAGTTAG
- a CDS encoding DUF2283 domain-containing protein, with translation MKIYYDDKYDLLYIRFSEIEKENVKNVEVMEDIILDIGKDDKIVGIEILNASEKVNLKDILPIRYFSERSDLLIENRDFG, from the coding sequence ATGAAGATTTATTACGATGATAAATATGATCTTTTATATATACGTTTTTCAGAAATAGAAAAAGAAAATGTTAAGAATGTGGAAGTTATGGAGGATATTATTTTAGATATTGGAAAAGACGACAAGATAGTGGGAATAGAAATTTTAAATGCATCTGAGAAGGTGAATTTGAAAGATATATTGCCTATTAGATATTTTTCAGAGAGATCTGATCTTCTTATTGAAAATAGGGACTTTGGATAG
- a CDS encoding DegT/DnrJ/EryC1/StrS aminotransferase family protein — protein MAKILVDINVILDAVLNRDEISSALLDKLADSYHELFVTASMVAVLDYFLNKYNANKKEFKKKFFSRFKVITTTGMDALNALSFEDGEDALISLSFKRVAKDGLIITKDRKFPSNGLSVLTPEEALYNQELFGQEENKTISLLDLQKEYRHLMEEIDDVILKCASGGKYILGSEVSEFEQKLANYIGVKHAIGVSSGTDALVLSLRALAIKLKGKEYWDKEDLVITTPLTFTATGEAILRAGATPLFVDITLDTFNLDPEEVEKTLEKYENRVVGILPVHLYGHPCDMDRIMRLARGAGIFVVEDCAQSLGARWNGKQTGSFGDAGCFSFFPTKPLGGFGDGGMIVTDDDELADIIKMLRTHGGRDKNRPEHIGYNARLDTLQAAILLTRLKYLNEFTEKRRKIAEFYHKKLKGIDWLVLPVEHEKAFHVYHQYTVRVRGRNRDDVREGLREKGVHTMVYYPVPLHRMEVFRRTRMEIFGSLKNAETVSKSVLSLPIEPLYFERKDILEKVVSAFLECE, from the coding sequence GTGGCTAAAATACTCGTTGATATCAATGTGATTTTGGATGCAGTTTTAAATAGAGATGAGATTAGTAGTGCACTCTTAGATAAATTGGCCGATTCTTATCATGAATTGTTTGTAACGGCTTCTATGGTAGCTGTTCTTGATTATTTTCTCAATAAATATAACGCAAACAAAAAGGAATTCAAGAAGAAGTTCTTTAGCAGATTTAAGGTAATTACTACTACTGGTATGGATGCATTGAATGCCTTATCTTTTGAAGACGGTGAAGATGCTTTGATATCTTTATCTTTTAAAAGAGTGGCTAAAGATGGTTTGATAATTACAAAAGACAGGAAATTCCCCTCAAATGGTTTATCGGTTTTAACACCCGAGGAGGCGTTATATAACCAAGAACTTTTTGGTCAAGAGGAGAATAAAACGATATCCCTGTTGGATTTGCAGAAAGAATACAGACATCTGATGGAGGAAATTGATGATGTCATATTAAAGTGTGCATCAGGTGGCAAATACATACTCGGGTCGGAAGTTTCGGAGTTCGAACAGAAATTAGCTAATTACATCGGTGTCAAACATGCCATAGGGGTATCTTCCGGCACGGATGCTTTGGTGCTATCCTTAAGGGCCCTGGCAATCAAACTTAAGGGAAAGGAGTATTGGGATAAAGAGGATTTGGTGATTACTACCCCCCTCACTTTTACCGCCACCGGAGAGGCCATTTTAAGGGCCGGGGCAACCCCTCTTTTTGTAGACATAACTCTTGATACCTTTAACCTTGACCCTGAGGAAGTCGAAAAAACTCTTGAGAAATATGAAAACAGAGTGGTGGGAATTTTACCGGTCCATCTCTACGGACACCCCTGTGACATGGACCGGATAATGAGGCTTGCTCGAGGAGCGGGAATTTTTGTGGTGGAGGATTGTGCGCAAAGTTTAGGGGCTCGGTGGAACGGTAAACAAACCGGGAGTTTCGGCGATGCCGGTTGTTTTAGCTTTTTTCCCACTAAACCTCTCGGAGGCTTTGGAGACGGAGGCATGATAGTGACGGATGATGATGAGCTTGCGGATATCATCAAAATGCTTCGCACGCATGGTGGAAGAGACAAAAATCGTCCCGAGCACATAGGTTACAATGCCAGACTCGACACCCTTCAGGCAGCCATATTACTTACCAGACTAAAATATCTAAATGAATTTACGGAAAAACGCAGGAAAATAGCCGAATTTTATCATAAGAAATTAAAAGGAATAGACTGGCTAGTTCTTCCGGTGGAGCACGAAAAAGCTTTTCATGTATATCATCAATATACGGTAAGGGTGCGGGGAAGGAACAGAGATGATGTGCGGGAAGGATTGAGGGAGAAGGGGGTCCACACCATGGTGTATTATCCGGTTCCGCTTCATCGAATGGAGGTTTTCCGTCGGACCCGAATGGAGATATTCGGAAGTCTGAAGAATGCCGAGACAGTTTCCAAAAGTGTTTTGAGTTTACCCATAGAACCTTTGTATTTTGAGCGTAAGGATATTCTGGAAAAAGTGGTAAGTGCTTTTTTGGAATGCGAGTAA
- a CDS encoding GNAT family N-acetyltransferase: protein MISPHLFVQPKWLDLYKEAYFFSYLVKDEMVLPLVFKNRFGLRVITHPPLTPYLGLPKECATREALDFYAKSIKDKRPDYVYIAFPPGVHDLLPFKFAGFTVEVRYTYILDLEFDEEKLWRNMDKTRRNDIRKAYNDRLQVVSLDIQSVSIAAGLIRKTFARQGRSVPWLGLARRIMEKSLGEGWGRGWLVKQGDTPISFTFIVWDETTAYYLLGGYDQEKRHHGAGPLGMWEAIRFAKSIGLKRFDFEGSEIPSIERYFRKFGGVLTPYYAVRYMSPRFQIFHALYRMMKRI from the coding sequence ATGATATCACCTCATCTTTTTGTTCAGCCTAAATGGTTGGATTTGTATAAAGAGGCTTATTTTTTTAGTTATCTGGTAAAAGATGAGATGGTTTTGCCTTTGGTTTTTAAAAATCGTTTCGGCCTGCGTGTTATTACTCATCCTCCACTAACGCCTTACTTGGGGCTTCCTAAAGAATGCGCTACACGGGAAGCTTTGGATTTCTATGCAAAATCTATTAAGGACAAACGCCCAGATTATGTTTATATTGCTTTCCCTCCTGGAGTACATGATTTACTGCCCTTTAAGTTTGCAGGGTTTACAGTCGAAGTGCGATATACTTATATTCTTGATTTAGAATTTGATGAGGAAAAGTTGTGGAGAAATATGGATAAAACTCGTAGAAATGACATTAGAAAAGCCTACAACGATAGACTTCAGGTCGTCTCGTTAGACATTCAATCTGTATCAATAGCCGCAGGTCTTATACGAAAAACCTTTGCCCGTCAGGGTCGATCTGTGCCGTGGCTTGGCCTGGCCAGAAGGATAATGGAGAAGTCTCTTGGTGAAGGCTGGGGACGGGGTTGGCTGGTGAAGCAGGGAGATACACCAATCAGTTTTACCTTCATCGTGTGGGATGAGACGACCGCTTACTACCTTCTCGGAGGTTATGATCAGGAAAAGCGTCATCATGGTGCCGGACCTTTAGGCATGTGGGAAGCCATTCGTTTTGCGAAAAGCATAGGACTTAAACGGTTTGATTTTGAGGGATCTGAAATTCCTTCCATTGAGCGTTACTTTAGAAAGTTTGGTGGAGTACTGACTCCGTATTATGCCGTGCGTTACATGTCACCTCGTTTTCAGATTTTTCACGCTCTTTATCGGATGATGAAGCGAATATGA
- a CDS encoding AbrB/MazE/SpoVT family DNA-binding domain-containing protein produces the protein MEVRLDKQGRIVIPAKLRQTVELRPGDPLIVRVEGGRIILERKEAILERVKQRFAAVPPEVDLAEELIAERNAEVRQEG, from the coding sequence ATGGAAGTACGCTTGGATAAGCAAGGAAGGATAGTTATTCCTGCCAAATTACGGCAAACAGTAGAGCTACGCCCCGGGGACCCACTGATTGTCCGTGTGGAGGGTGGACGGATCATTCTTGAAAGAAAAGAGGCCATACTCGAGCGGGTTAAACAGAGATTTGCGGCGGTACCCCCGGAGGTCGATCTGGCCGAAGAGCTAATCGCCGAGCGCAATGCAGAGGTCCGGCAGGAGGGGTAA